Proteins encoded within one genomic window of Armatimonadota bacterium:
- a CDS encoding glycosyl hydrolase encodes MHLALLVLLTLPQGPAAWKAKAEAFLAKEQYQQASEAFLKAAEGYDKLGDPNAGKVLRERGNRYASKVELFVAAPVVTEKLARGEPAAGMYLGANIEREEATRYPQSFNNLIGKRHAMFFMYRKYGVGFPVAYAKELKKASAALQIAWEPGSLSEVRDDRYLQQFAKDIRESGIPVFVRFASEMNGSWTPYHGNPALYREKFRLVADVVRTIAPNAIMVWCPNTIPEQPIPDYYPGPEAVDWVGVNFYSVIYNDSDRSRAADWRFPTDSLDYIYNRYAGAHPIMVAEWAASHRASIDGADKPAFATQKIAEFFRTVPLRYPRLKAASWLSFNALKYAKGDRQLNNYSLFDNPAVAEGYKNAIADSHFLSEVGSSAPMTWRTAASVVARRAKCRVWIRSYDPFASVSASFEAGAAMRLEMGSEFEVPADAKFVKLDLKDSNGRAVLSRQITVK; translated from the coding sequence GTGCATCTCGCCCTTCTTGTGCTGTTGACTTTGCCTCAGGGGCCAGCCGCCTGGAAGGCAAAGGCGGAAGCGTTTCTTGCGAAGGAGCAGTATCAACAGGCGTCCGAGGCGTTTTTGAAAGCCGCGGAGGGGTACGACAAGCTTGGTGACCCGAATGCGGGCAAGGTTTTGCGCGAGCGTGGGAATCGATACGCCTCGAAGGTTGAGCTTTTTGTGGCTGCTCCGGTGGTCACCGAAAAGTTGGCGAGAGGCGAGCCAGCGGCGGGGATGTACCTGGGGGCGAACATTGAGAGGGAAGAAGCGACTCGGTATCCGCAGAGTTTCAACAACCTGATAGGGAAGAGGCATGCGATGTTTTTCATGTATCGCAAGTACGGAGTGGGGTTTCCGGTTGCTTACGCTAAGGAGCTGAAAAAGGCGAGTGCTGCGCTTCAGATTGCCTGGGAGCCAGGCTCGCTCAGCGAAGTTCGCGATGATCGCTATCTTCAGCAGTTCGCGAAAGATATCCGCGAGAGCGGGATTCCGGTTTTTGTTCGGTTCGCCAGCGAGATGAATGGGAGTTGGACTCCCTATCATGGCAACCCAGCTTTGTACCGAGAGAAGTTTCGGTTGGTGGCGGATGTCGTTCGGACCATTGCTCCGAATGCGATCATGGTTTGGTGTCCGAATACGATTCCGGAGCAGCCGATTCCGGACTACTATCCAGGGCCGGAAGCGGTTGACTGGGTGGGGGTCAACTTTTATTCGGTGATCTATAACGACTCGGATCGGTCGCGCGCGGCCGATTGGCGATTCCCGACGGATTCACTTGACTACATCTATAACCGATATGCAGGGGCGCATCCGATCATGGTTGCGGAGTGGGCGGCTTCGCACCGGGCATCGATTGACGGCGCCGATAAGCCGGCGTTTGCGACTCAGAAAATTGCTGAGTTTTTCCGCACGGTTCCGCTTCGGTACCCGCGGCTTAAGGCGGCGAGTTGGCTGAGTTTTAACGCTCTGAAGTACGCCAAGGGGGATCGCCAGTTGAACAATTATTCGCTGTTCGATAACCCGGCAGTGGCGGAGGGTTACAAGAACGCGATCGCTGATTCGCACTTTTTGAGCGAGGTTGGCTCATCGGCTCCGATGACCTGGCGAACTGCGGCTTCGGTGGTTGCTCGACGGGCGAAGTGCCGAGTTTGGATTCGGAGCTACGACCCGTTTGCGAGCGTCTCGGCTTCTTTTGAGGCCGGGGCTGCGATGCGGTTGGAGATGGGGAGCGAGTTTGAGGTTCCAGCGGATGCGAAGTTTGTGAAGCTTGATTTGAAGGATAGCAACGGGCGGGCGGTTTTGAGTCGGCAGATCACTGTGAAGTGA